A genomic window from Streptomyces broussonetiae includes:
- a CDS encoding MFS transporter, with protein sequence MSAPRPLPWPLVALFTAGYLAPYLLPTTVGRLDSALPLTATQAGAIGSALLLSSATAGFLLASRVERFGARTLARTGLALAFLGYGGAALTGVVPAVVAGTVVGGFGSGTITAVAASGIAAHRDPHRVTTLGLLGVSALAGALYLTIPHLGSGHGLPPAALALTALAVWPLTGRLPGPTAPARRPATGHGRLPHLRAGLLLAAALPCWSLAQNALWGVSGRIGLARAHLTEVTVGAVFAVALGAGLLGVLGAGALGPRLGRALPIGGGTALIAGCIALSASARDLPSFAAGEISWNLLYPIVLSYVLGLAASLDPRGRWAVLVGSASSLGTAAGPLAGSVLAAGVGFPVMGELLAAGLLLVAVPMTAVALRTAKRPLPVVELPVEAPAVPAQRAYDTASPANSYASTSAR encoded by the coding sequence GTGTCCGCCCCCCGCCCCCTGCCCTGGCCCCTCGTCGCCCTGTTCACGGCCGGGTATCTCGCGCCCTATCTGCTGCCGACCACCGTCGGCCGCCTCGACTCCGCACTGCCGCTCACCGCCACCCAGGCCGGGGCCATCGGCAGCGCCCTGCTGCTGAGTTCGGCGACGGCGGGCTTCCTGCTGGCCTCCCGGGTCGAGCGGTTCGGCGCCCGCACCCTCGCCCGCACGGGCCTCGCGCTCGCCTTCCTCGGCTACGGCGGTGCCGCCCTCACCGGGGTCGTACCGGCCGTCGTCGCGGGCACGGTCGTCGGCGGCTTCGGCTCGGGCACGATCACGGCGGTCGCCGCGAGCGGTATCGCCGCCCACCGCGACCCGCACCGGGTCACCACGCTCGGCCTGCTGGGCGTCTCGGCCCTCGCCGGCGCCCTGTACCTGACGATCCCCCACCTCGGCTCCGGCCACGGACTGCCGCCGGCCGCCCTCGCGCTCACCGCGCTCGCCGTCTGGCCGCTCACCGGCCGGCTGCCCGGTCCCACGGCACCCGCCCGCAGGCCTGCCACCGGACACGGCCGCCTGCCCCACCTGCGCGCCGGGCTGCTGCTGGCCGCCGCCCTGCCCTGCTGGTCCCTGGCCCAGAACGCGCTCTGGGGCGTCAGCGGGCGGATCGGCCTCGCCCGCGCCCACCTCACCGAGGTCACCGTCGGCGCGGTCTTCGCGGTCGCGCTCGGCGCCGGGCTGCTCGGGGTGCTGGGCGCCGGCGCACTCGGTCCCCGGCTCGGCCGGGCGCTGCCCATCGGCGGCGGTACGGCACTGATCGCGGGCTGCATCGCGCTCAGCGCGTCGGCCCGGGACCTGCCCTCCTTCGCGGCCGGCGAGATCTCCTGGAACCTGCTCTACCCGATCGTGCTGTCGTACGTCCTCGGTCTCGCCGCCTCCCTCGACCCGCGCGGCCGCTGGGCGGTCCTGGTCGGCTCCGCGTCCTCGCTGGGCACGGCGGCGGGCCCGCTGGCCGGGAGCGTGCTCGCGGCCGGGGTGGGCTTCCCGGTCATGGGCGAACTGCTCGCTGCCGGGCTGCTGCTGGTCGCCGTACCGATGACGGCGGTCGCGCTGCGCACGGCAAAGCGCCCCCTGCCGGTCGTGGAACTCCCGGTGGAGGCGCCTGCCGTACCCGCACAGCGGGCTTACGACACCGCGTCGCCGGCGAACTCGTACGCGTCGACCTCGGCCAGGTAG
- a CDS encoding adenosine deaminase, producing the protein MPLPKAELHLHIEGTLEPELAFELAARNGVTLPYADTDALREAYAFKDLQSFLNLYYELMAVLRTEQDFTDLANAYLARAAAQGVRHAEIFFDPQAHISRGLSLGTVVEGLWRALGDSERNHGVSTKLIMCFLRDESADSALETLTAAQPYLDRITGVGLDSAEVGHPPAKFREVYEVAARLGLRRVAHAGEEGPPQYITEALDVLGVERVDHGLRCMEDPALVERLVRERIPLTLCPLSNVRLRAVDTLADHPLPAMLDAGLMCTVNSDDPAYFGGYAGDNFAAVQQTLGLTEDRLRELARNSFRASFLEDDEERRARYLAEVDAYEFAGDAVS; encoded by the coding sequence ATGCCCCTCCCGAAAGCAGAACTGCACCTGCACATCGAAGGCACCCTGGAGCCGGAGCTGGCGTTCGAGCTGGCCGCCCGCAACGGTGTGACCCTGCCGTACGCGGACACGGACGCGCTGCGCGAGGCCTACGCGTTCAAGGATCTCCAGTCCTTCCTGAACCTGTACTACGAGCTGATGGCCGTCCTGCGCACCGAGCAGGACTTCACCGACCTGGCGAACGCCTACCTGGCCCGCGCCGCGGCGCAGGGCGTGCGGCACGCGGAGATCTTCTTCGACCCGCAGGCCCACATCTCCCGGGGGCTGAGCCTCGGCACGGTCGTCGAGGGGCTGTGGCGGGCGCTGGGCGACAGCGAGCGCAACCACGGTGTCTCCACCAAGCTGATCATGTGCTTCCTGCGCGACGAGTCCGCCGACTCGGCGCTGGAGACGCTGACGGCCGCGCAGCCGTATCTGGACCGGATCACCGGGGTCGGCCTGGACTCCGCCGAGGTCGGGCATCCGCCGGCGAAGTTCCGGGAGGTGTACGAGGTGGCGGCCCGGCTCGGGCTGCGCCGGGTCGCGCACGCCGGTGAGGAGGGACCGCCGCAGTACATCACCGAGGCCCTGGACGTGCTCGGCGTGGAGCGCGTGGACCACGGGCTGCGCTGCATGGAGGACCCGGCGCTGGTCGAGCGGCTGGTCCGGGAGCGGATCCCGCTCACCCTGTGCCCGCTGTCCAACGTCCGCCTGCGCGCCGTCGACACGCTCGCCGACCACCCGCTGCCGGCCATGCTCGACGCGGGCCTGATGTGCACGGTCAACTCCGACGACCCGGCCTACTTCGGCGGGTACGCGGGCGACAACTTCGCGGCCGTGCAGCAGACGCTGGGCCTGACCGAGGACCGGCTGCGCGAGCTGGCCCGCAACTCCTTCCGCGCCTCCTTCCTGGAGGACGACGAGGAGCGCCGGGCCCGCTACCTGGCCGAGGTCGACGCGTACGAGTTCGCCGGCGACGCGGTGTCGTAA